The sequence CTCTATGCTGCTTCCAGTGAGAAAACAGATCACGCATCTCTTGAAGTGCCCTGTCATGTTCCCCTTTATGTGCAAGGTAAGGAGGAAAATGCATCTCCTGCATCTTTATCTCTTCATTTTGAAAATGGTTTACTGTATGATCTATCCATTGAGTATAGAGTTCATCTATAGCGGCAGCACTTTTTTCACTTCCGTCATAGGCAAGTATCTGTTCAAAAATAGAGTTGATGATATCAACATCTTCTTTATGGACCTCATTCATAAAGTCCATTTCTACCTGTGGTATCTCATCATACTCTATAAGCATAGGTTTTTCTTTACTCTACAGTCACAGATTTAGCCAGGTTTCTAGGCATATCTACATCATTGCCAAGCCTTACAGAAATTTCAAGTGCAAGCAGTTGTGTCACCACCATCATCTCAAAAAACTCTAACATCGGATGCGCATCATAGGTCGTTTGTATGAAGTCATCCGCGAGGTCAAAAGGTTCTGGAGAGATAGCACAGATCGTCGCATCTCTGGCACTGAGCTCTTCTACATTGGATTTGATCTTGTCATAGTGCATCGTCTTTGGCATCAGTGCAATGGTGAAAAGTTCACTGTCCGCAAGGGCAATTGGCCCGTGTTTCATCTCGCCGGCAGGATACCCTTCTGCATGCATATAGCTTATCTCTTTAAGTTTTAATGCACCTTCTAGCGCAAGAGGATAGAATATATCCCTGCCTATGAAGAAGAATCCGTGTCCATGCAGATAACGCTTGGAGAGTCGAGTGAGTTTGGCATGCAGGGTATCAGTGACGATCAATGCTTTTGGGGTCTGCAGCATCGCAGTAATCTCACTTGTGAGTATCTCTTTTGAAACCGTACTTTTTTCTTGACCCACATAAAGAGCCAGCATCCAAAGTACCATGGTCTGTGTTGCAAACGCTTTGGTACTTGCAACCCCTTTTTCTATACCGGCTCTTGTGAGGATGGCAGCATCACTTTCACGAACAATAGAAGAGTTGTCCACGTTACAGACACTCAGACTCTTCAGCCCAGCACGCTTTGCCATTTTGAGGGCTTCGAGTGTATCGGCGGTCTCACCACTTTGAGAGATGGTAATGAAGAGTGTATCTTTTGTCAGTAGAGGCTCTTTGTATCTAAACTCAGAGGCGATCTCTACATCACATTTTACTTTGGCGATACGTTCAAAGAGATAGGCTGAAGCCAGAGCAGAGTGGTAACTGGTGCCGCAAGCGCAGATCTTGATCGCTGAGATCCCTTCGAAGAATTTTTCATCGAGTTCATCAAAAGCAATGCTCTCATCAAGCACACGCCCCATCATCGTTTCACTCATCACACGGCTCTGTTCATAGATCTCTTTTTCCATGAAGAACCTGTATCCGTCTTTTTGGGCAAGTATCTTATCCGCGCTCAGTGCCTGTGTAGTGAAACTCGTGCTTCCATCTTTGTTAAAGAGATGCACCGTACCATCCTGGACATAGCCATACTCACCATCTTCAAGATAATAAACCTCTTTTGCCTTACCTATCACAGGGGTGTCAGAAGAAGCAAAATAAACTTCCTCATCATCAAACCCTATCAGCATAGGAGAACCGTTCTTGGCAAAGAAAATAGTATCAGGGGCTGCTTTTGTGATAAGGAGTGTGGCATACGCACCTTCCAGCCTTTTGATCGTTTTTTCAAAGGCACTAAAAGCTTCATTGCTTGCATTATAATATTTTTCAAAGAGATGTACGATCGTTTCTGTATCGGTTTGACTAAGAAATTTTACACCTTCACTCTGCAGCTCATTTTTAAGCTCTTGATAATTTTCGATGATCCCATTATGTACCACATAAGAGTATGCACCTAAGTGTGGATGTGCATTGAGTTCCGTTGGCTTACCATGGGTAGCCCATCGGGTATGACCTATAGAGATACCAAAACCCTCGCTTTCATACTTTTTGGTTTTTTCACGTAAATTGTCCAATTTACCTATGGCTTTATACTCAGAAAGTTTATCCCCTTCAATAACAGCGATACCTGCAGAGTCATATCCTCTGTATTCAAGCTCCTGTAAGCCTTCAAGCAAGATCTCTTTTTTCTCTTTTGGTCCTATATATCCAACAATTCCACACATCTTATCTATTTCCTGTAAGTTTATCTATTATCGTATCGACATTATGACAAAACTTTCCATTCTTTTCGATGAGGAACATGTCTCTTACCCGGCTTTTGAGTGTATGAATTTTGGCAGTAGCTATGTCAATACCCATCTCATCAAAGATGTTGATAATATAGGCAAGCAAACCTTTTTGGTCTTTACAGTTCAGGTACATGACTGCATAGGATTTAGAGTGTTCGCAATCGATCTGAAGTTCACCTTTTTCTATCACAGGTACACTCAGGGTACTCTTTTTTGTCTCATCAAATGAGTCATGAAGGATCTCTTTCACATGCGGCATATCTTCAGCATCCACTTTGGTAGAAAAATCTATTTTAAAATATTTAAGATCATCAAAAAGTTTACATATATCCATATGCACCACACCCAATGTGGAGAGTTTCCCTAAGAGATAAGAGATATTAAATGGTTTTCTGCGAGTCACTTCAATGGTTAGGTAGTTTATATTGCTTATTTTGAAGGTATAATCTTCGGTTTGAAAAGCATTTTGGGTGATAGAAACAATTTTTTGAGGACTGTAACGTAAAAAGAGCAGATCTGAAGGGATCTGTAATACTTTTTTCTGCTGTATTGGGGTAAATGTTTTAAATGCTGCATTCCGTTTGAGTGTCTGTTCTTTTTTAAGTCTTTTGGCTGCTTCGTCCAGCATGCTCTTATTGCCTAAGATCTCAAGTGATTGCTCGTAAAGTATCCTGATCAGTCTTGCATTAAATGAATTATAGATGTCTTTCCCCACACCGTTCATATCTGCATAGGTCAGGATATAGATGAGATCCAAAAGTTTTTTGGTTTGAAAGTGCGAGGCGAAATGTACCACTGTTTTTTCATTGTAAATATCTTCACGCTGGGCTACTTTGCTCATCAAGGTATGATATAAAATGAGTATTTCACCCATGACGATATGTTCAGGGTCTAAGTGCAGCTTCTCTGCAAACACTTTAAAGAGAGATGCACCTACAGCGTGATGGTCACGCTCCCGACCTTTTCCTGCATCATGTAAGAAAGTGACAATTTTAAGCATGACCTTCTCTTCATCACTCAGTGTATCAAAAAGTTTTTTGATAAAAGGATCCTCTATATGTTCTAAGTGGTACATACAACGTATCGAGTGCATATCCACTGCAAATTGGTGGTATCCGTCAAATTGGGGAAGATCGATCGCTTTTTTAATCGGCGGAATGGTATAGCTCAGGAGTCTTGCATAAGAGAGCACCTTGAGAATAGAGTGACTGTATGGCTGATGGAATATACTCTTGATCGTCTGATAGAGTGCTTCATCAGGACGTTCAGGTTTTTCTGAACTGATCAACTTTTGTATAAAAGTAGGGTGGGCATAAAAAGGTTTTTTTGCATGTGCAGAGAGCTGCTGAAGCAGTGCATTGAAGTTCTGTTTTCCTTTTTTTGGATAAAGATAGTTTTTTTCAGGATTGTCAGTCATGTACTCCTGGGTCAGAATATTGATCCAGATCGTACTGTAGAGTCTGATGATCTTTAAACTTTCAGTCACTTTTTTGGCACATTTCATTTGACCTTTTGACCCCTCTTTATAACCGAGTAGCTGGGCTATCTCCGGGATAAGCTCAAGGCGTAACTGATCTTCTTTTTTTTGTGCGATCAAATGTAAAGCAGAACGTACACGGAAAAGAAATTCCAATGCGATCCGGAAGGTACGATACTCTTTTTCATCTACCACATTCTCAGGAAGATTTTTGATATTATCCACATTATAGAGTATCTTCCCTATCCAGAAAACAAGGTTTGCATCACGAAAACCACCTGACCCGTCTTTAAGGTTTGGCTCCATGGTAAGAGGAAATCTACGGTGTTGCAGTTCACGTTCTTCCAGTTTAAGTTGTATGAACTCTTTGATATTATCATGACGAATGTGAGCGATGGCATTTTGTGTCTCTGTCCAGATGAAAATGGAACCTTCGATCATACGTGATTCGATCAGTGCGGTTTTGATCGTAATATCGGTTTTAGATACTTCATAGAGTTCATCGATCGTGTGTACCCTATGTCCCAGTTTTAAGCCTGTATCCCAAAGTATATAGAGTATTTTTTCGATGATCTCTTTTACATTGTACGCAGGAATATCCTTATAGACGAGCATGAGGTCTATATCGGAGTGTACACAGAGCTGTTCTCTCCCGTAACTACCCAGTGCGACAAGCCCCAGAGGAATGGAGTTTTTCATTGGAAGATAATCACCGAACATATCTCTGGTAGCCACCTTGTAGATGATCTTTAAGATACTGTCTATTTTTTTCGTATGCTTGACAAGAAAGTCTTTACCCCCTGAAGTTGCAAAGGTCTCTTCAAGTGTCTCAAAGTAGCTTTTTATATCCTTCTTAAGCACTTTGGCGATCTCGAAATCTGCTGCTTTATTATAAAGTAATTCCTCTATTTGGGTTTCAAGCGTATTCAATTATTCTCTCCATAATGTTATATTGGTATAATACCCAAAAATAACTATGGATGTTCTCAGAATGGATTTGATACAAAAGGTACGCAACAAAGAGAGACTCACTCAAGAAGAGGGTGAAGCACTCTATGACTTAGATCTCTATACGCTCGGTGAACTTGCCGATGAAATTCGTAGAGAGAAATACGGCAACAAAAGCTACTTTAATATAAACCGGCACATAAACCCTACCAATGTCTGTGCAGATATCTGTAAATTCTGTGCCTACTCTGCAAGCAGAAAAAATCCCAACCAATATACCATGACCCATGAAGAGATCCTGGATATTGTAAAAAAATCTGTCCAAAACGGTGCAAAAGAGATGCATATCGTCTCGGCACACAATCCCAATGACGGTGTAGAATGGTATATGGGAGCATTCAGAAAGATCAAAGAAGCATTTCCCGACCTGCATGTGAAGGCGATGACAGCAGCAGAAGTAGATTTTCTGACAAGAGAGTACGGACACAGCTACGATGAAGTGTTGGATATGATGATCGAAAACGGTGTAGATTCTATGCCAGGAGGCGGGGCTGAGATCTTTGATGAAAAGGTACGTGAATACCTATGTAAAGGAAAAGTCACTTCAGATCAGTGGATAGAGATACACCAAAAATGGCATGAGAGAGGAAGAGAGAGCAATGCTACCATGCTTTTTGGACATGTAGAGACACGTGCCCACCGTATAGACCATATGATAAGACTACGTGACCTGCAAGATAAAACAGGCGGATTCAATGCTTTTATCCCCTTAGTCTATCAAAGAGACAACAACTTCCTCAAAGTGACAGATTTTCCTACAGGACAGGAGATACTCAAAACCTATGCCATCAGCCGTATTATGCTGGATAACATTCCTCATATCAAAGCATACTGGGTCACGGCATCGGTCAATCTTGCACTGATCGCTCAGGAGTTCGGCTGTGATGATCTGGATGGTACGATAGAAAAGGAGTCCATTCAATCTGCCGCAGGTGCGAAGAGCAGTCAGGGGATGGACCTGAATGATTTTGTAGCCTTGATCAAAAACTCC is a genomic window of Sulfurovum sp. XGS-02 containing:
- a CDS encoding bacteriohemerythrin — translated: MLIEYDEIPQVEMDFMNEVHKEDVDIINSIFEQILAYDGSEKSAAAIDELYTQWIDHTVNHFQNEEIKMQEMHFPPYLAHKGEHDRALQEMRDLFSHWKQHRDIKALKIYFIETLPAWLHNHISTMDTVTARFFATGQSPCGGGVC
- the glmS gene encoding glutamine--fructose-6-phosphate transaminase (isomerizing); translated protein: MCGIVGYIGPKEKKEILLEGLQELEYRGYDSAGIAVIEGDKLSEYKAIGKLDNLREKTKKYESEGFGISIGHTRWATHGKPTELNAHPHLGAYSYVVHNGIIENYQELKNELQSEGVKFLSQTDTETIVHLFEKYYNASNEAFSAFEKTIKRLEGAYATLLITKAAPDTIFFAKNGSPMLIGFDDEEVYFASSDTPVIGKAKEVYYLEDGEYGYVQDGTVHLFNKDGSTSFTTQALSADKILAQKDGYRFFMEKEIYEQSRVMSETMMGRVLDESIAFDELDEKFFEGISAIKICACGTSYHSALASAYLFERIAKVKCDVEIASEFRYKEPLLTKDTLFITISQSGETADTLEALKMAKRAGLKSLSVCNVDNSSIVRESDAAILTRAGIEKGVASTKAFATQTMVLWMLALYVGQEKSTVSKEILTSEITAMLQTPKALIVTDTLHAKLTRLSKRYLHGHGFFFIGRDIFYPLALEGALKLKEISYMHAEGYPAGEMKHGPIALADSELFTIALMPKTMHYDKIKSNVEELSARDATICAISPEPFDLADDFIQTTYDAHPMLEFFEMMVVTQLLALEISVRLGNDVDMPRNLAKSVTVE
- the mqnE gene encoding aminofutalosine synthase MqnE codes for the protein MDLIQKVRNKERLTQEEGEALYDLDLYTLGELADEIRREKYGNKSYFNINRHINPTNVCADICKFCAYSASRKNPNQYTMTHEEILDIVKKSVQNGAKEMHIVSAHNPNDGVEWYMGAFRKIKEAFPDLHVKAMTAAEVDFLTREYGHSYDEVLDMMIENGVDSMPGGGAEIFDEKVREYLCKGKVTSDQWIEIHQKWHERGRESNATMLFGHVETRAHRIDHMIRLRDLQDKTGGFNAFIPLVYQRDNNFLKVTDFPTGQEILKTYAISRIMLDNIPHIKAYWVTASVNLALIAQEFGCDDLDGTIEKESIQSAAGAKSSQGMDLNDFVALIKNSGFQPIERDSLYHELKAY
- a CDS encoding nucleotidyltransferase produces the protein MNTLETQIEELLYNKAADFEIAKVLKKDIKSYFETLEETFATSGGKDFLVKHTKKIDSILKIIYKVATRDMFGDYLPMKNSIPLGLVALGSYGREQLCVHSDIDLMLVYKDIPAYNVKEIIEKILYILWDTGLKLGHRVHTIDELYEVSKTDITIKTALIESRMIEGSIFIWTETQNAIAHIRHDNIKEFIQLKLEERELQHRRFPLTMEPNLKDGSGGFRDANLVFWIGKILYNVDNIKNLPENVVDEKEYRTFRIALEFLFRVRSALHLIAQKKEDQLRLELIPEIAQLLGYKEGSKGQMKCAKKVTESLKIIRLYSTIWINILTQEYMTDNPEKNYLYPKKGKQNFNALLQQLSAHAKKPFYAHPTFIQKLISSEKPERPDEALYQTIKSIFHQPYSHSILKVLSYARLLSYTIPPIKKAIDLPQFDGYHQFAVDMHSIRCMYHLEHIEDPFIKKLFDTLSDEEKVMLKIVTFLHDAGKGRERDHHAVGASLFKVFAEKLHLDPEHIVMGEILILYHTLMSKVAQREDIYNEKTVVHFASHFQTKKLLDLIYILTYADMNGVGKDIYNSFNARLIRILYEQSLEILGNKSMLDEAAKRLKKEQTLKRNAAFKTFTPIQQKKVLQIPSDLLFLRYSPQKIVSITQNAFQTEDYTFKISNINYLTIEVTRRKPFNISYLLGKLSTLGVVHMDICKLFDDLKYFKIDFSTKVDAEDMPHVKEILHDSFDETKKSTLSVPVIEKGELQIDCEHSKSYAVMYLNCKDQKGLLAYIINIFDEMGIDIATAKIHTLKSRVRDMFLIEKNGKFCHNVDTIIDKLTGNR